A region of the Passer domesticus isolate bPasDom1 chromosome Z, bPasDom1.hap1, whole genome shotgun sequence genome:
ttatCTGAGGTGTGAgcagctgggatttttttgttaggCTCACTGATTACTAGCATAGAGCAGTTCCTGAGGGAATAGGAGATTGGTCCTTTTATCCATGGGAAATGCATTCTGTTGGCAAAAGGATCTGCATCTGTTTTGCTTCTTGACTGGAGTGCTGAGGCCTCACCTAGTCAGATAAACCTGTGGATTTGATTTAGTGTCTGTATCAGCTCCTCTGAGTGCTCTGCAAGAAGAAATTAGTGTGCATGGCTATATCTGCTGCATTTTATTGCAGTTTATAGTTTGGCAAGAGCATTTTTCTCTGCCTCCCTCAATTTCATTTCAATTAGGATCACAAGTTGCTTTGAAATCTGAGAGGAATCCAAAAGGTTAATTATCACTGAGTAAGCCATCCTTGGAGCCAGTCTCTAACCCTTATCCCGTGAAGCTTTGGTACAATTTCTAAGCAGTATCTGACATCTTGCAAATTGTTTTAATGCTTATTAATTAGATCAAGCAAACTCTTCTTTTTAAGACTGTCTCCTCTCATGCTATGCCAGGTGTAAAGCAGAATTTGCAGTGAATTCAAGCATGGTCATCCCTTTACACACAGTTGCCATTCACCCATGTAAATGTATCACAGTGAACTGCATCAAAAATCACAGACACTGTGCCTCTTAACTGTTTAGATATATTGGTGGTAGATTCTGAGCCAGCCAGAGATTGGTGGTTACAAGATGGCCACCAGAGAATAACATTTATTCCAGGATAAATATGATTCCCTTCTGATGCAGTATTTTctaaaatcaatattttaattCCTACACATATACTTCTTAACACATGCAAAGCTTATAATGGAATTTTACTGGCATGATCATAGGGACTCAAATGCCCCTTTGGTATTACTGATGcatctgaaaaaagaaaaaaaaatcttattcaTTTTGAAAACAAGTAAAGTGTTGCAGGGCTGCAGTTATTGCTGGAGATACCTTTCTGATGAATGGGTTCATGAAAAATGCCCAGATCAACATAATATAGAGGTTATCATAAAATATGAAACCTTAATATAAGTCTAGAGAAAATTACCTTTTGGATGACAAATAGCATGACATTCACTCCCTAATAGGAGTAATCTAGGAGTCTCAATAGACACAGTCATCCTACCCAAGCACACATTTAGAAGCTCAAATTATACTGCATGTAATATTTTGTGTATAACATATTGTTAATAAAAACAGAAGATATAATATGGAGAAGAGAAGCACAGCCAAAGTGAGGTTAGGCAATTGTAGAGGCATACTGATGAATACTAATAATTGTTTTCTATTCCTGCTTTATCTTCTTTgtgaggtttatttttttttattctcattgTGCAAGCAacagtttattttctgtctctgtaAAAGTAATCTGGAAGTAAGTCATAACAgccatttttatttattgagattatttatttatttatttgtttttatcagTGAATTTTGTCTAACCTCAAGAAGATTTCTTCATAGAAAAtttcctcacacacacacaagttcTGTATGAAAATGGTgaattttttacttttcatcTGTATGAGGTTAGGATTAAAGTAAAATAATCCTTAGGCACTGATcttcaaaccaaaccaaaccaaatcaaaccaaaccagaccaaaatcctttaatttttttgcttaaattattttaaaataagaaccTATATagaattatataaattatattatttatattattaagATTGATAATAATTacattataattattatattttaatataattttaataaattgcaatacatatatattattattCTGTTTTTATATAATAAGGATCTTCATGAAGCAGAGAAAGTGGATGTTTCCTGCACAGGGGCATGCCTGTTTATTAAGGAGGCTGTAGGAGGGAAATCTGATATGCCACTTCCTCCTTTTTCCATTGCTGGAGCAGTGATCAACAACTTCTGCCAACTCATACAATCTACAACAAAAGTTTCACTGTTCTCTGTCAGCCTACTGCTTTCTATCCATATCCGTGTAGCACAGCCAATATTAAGGTGTGTGAGCACCCTGAACTGGTAAAGAAATATGGTcacactttttaaatttttttaaacattttgtaTTGCCTAGTGTTTATGCATGCTGATGAAGGGTAAAGAGAGTGAAGTACTCTCCCTTGGTTCTTGCACAGGGCAGCTCTTTCCCTTTTATCTGTTGGTAAAGAAAACAATAtaggaaatcacagaatcatagaatcatggagtcaTAGAATTATCAAGTGAGAAAAGACCCCCAAGATGTCCAAGTCTCACTTTTGACTGAACACTCTAACTAAGCATGACTGCTAAATCCAGTTGTTCTTGAACACTTCTGGGCGATGACTTCACTAACTCCCTGAGCAATTTGTTACACTTGCCCGCTATCTCAGTGACAAcatttttcctgatgtccaaacCAAAAGTCCCCTAGTGCAGCTTGAGATCATTGCCTTCTGTCCTGTTTCTGGTTGTTTGTAGAGAAGTGGCTGACCCCCACCTCAATgcaccctcctttcaggtgcATGTAGAGATCAGTAGGGCTGAGGCTCCTTTTCTGTAGTGGTCTgctaatttttcaaaattttgtatTATGTTAAGTTGTATATTGGTTATCATAGTTCTGTAGGTTATGCTCCggtcctctctctctccctctccaggGGCCCTTGATCGCCCTGTCTGTCTCCCTGTTCtcctcccctttcccctcccagtTCTTTAATGTTACAATGTTtaccctgccctgagcccttgTCCGTCACAGGGAACCACCCCTTTCTTTCCAGAAGCTTCTGGGAAAATAGTTCTGTGATTGGTTCAAGGGCCAGGGCCACTCCCTAGGAATGCCCCCATTGGATTCCCACAGTTGTTAGTCATATTTCCCCTCCCCAGTTCTCGCTTCTAATTGGTTGTCCGGCTCTGTATTTAATCCCTTGTCAGGCTCGAGGTTAGTCGAGTCCTCGACAGACACCCCACCCTGCATTAAACCTCCCTTGTTTGACACTACTGTCAGGCCTCcgtttcttcttcctcttgcgGGTTGCAGCCACCTTACAACATCTCCGTCTCTGCGGATCCTCTGTCCCCAAGGCGAAAGCCTTAGGCGCCCTCCTCGGGAAAGCTTCACCTGTGGGAGagtgcccccagtgctgccggcggtgctggccgAGCTAGCTGGGACATTCCATCATTGAGGAAGCCAGCAGCCGTCGCTGCAGTTTGGCGCCCAACGTGGGGCCCGGAAGAGATTCGTGACAGCCTCCGGACCCCGCGGACGAGGATTCCAGGGACCAGCGGGCACAACCCGTCGGACTTTCTGGTATATCCCATTGGGACGTCAAGCTACCCTCGGGTGAGCAGACCCACGCTTGTGGGCGGCGCTCCCCAGGGATTGGGGCCGGCAGCTCCGAACACCCCGGAGTCGGTCCCGCCGCAGGAGCCAGCTCTCTTGGATTTTCGTTCGGGTTTCAACCTTCCGTGAGTTTCTGCgttccctttccctccctctccctaCCCTTTCCCCCTCCCGCCTTGTCTTTTTAACCGGTTCTGTCCGGAATTTCGCTGGTTTCGCCCagtccttttccccttttcctctggCCAGAGAACTTGCCGGTTTTGTCCGGCGACAAGGCGTGGTTGAGACCCtccctttccttttgtttcGCGTTTTCCGAGAGAGTTTGGGTTTAGGGCTGTCTTTAACATCACTTGGCAATGGGTGCTCACTTGTCGACAGCCCAGAAGAAACTGTTTAATAATGTTTTGGGAATCCTGTTAAATGGGGGTTTTGATAAggttaaaaagaaggaaattcgTAAATTAATCCTTTGGTTATCCTCCCAGTTCCCAGAGGCTTCCCCCGAACAAATTAAAGATTTGGCCTTTTGGAAAAGAGTATGCAAAATCTTAGAGAATTCGGCGAAAACGGGGGATTCCTCAATGCAGCGAGTTATGTTCTGGGCCCTTCAAATTAAAAAGGTTTTACAGTCCCAGAAGGGAGAAAGAGGGCAACCAAAGGACAAAAGTTGTTTGTTGGATGTTAATGTCCCTGGTTCGAGTTCAGTCCCTGTTTCTCCCCGTCTCCCTAAAACCCGTTCTCCTTCGCCCTCTTCCCGTAGGCAAGGGATCTTGAAGGGAGCAGTCCGCGACAGCACCGCGCTGGGCAATTACCATCGCCCGGGCTCTCTTCAGGAATCCCAATCCCCCCGCTCGAGGAGTCCTGGCCAGACTCCTCGGGGCTCTCCCCTTCCCCGTTTTTCCAAAATCACCCGTTCCCCCGGTTTGAAGAAAGTTAGTTTCAACCTAcccccttcccctccttccccgCTTGTCCCCCAGTCTGTCCCTTCTCTTACCTCCCAAGATGGCTCCTTGACACCACAAAATGGCGGACGCCACGTGGCGTTTCCCGCCAAGGAGCCTTCCCCTTCCCAGAATCCCATTCCCCTGTCCCGTCATAACCCTTTCCGTTCCCTCCCCTCCCAAGATCCCTCCTTCTTTGACTCCCTTCCGCCTTCCGCTCCGCCCCTGGTCTCTGCCCTTCCTGGGGACGCCCCTCCTCCCTCGTACCACGCCTTGCAGGCGGAGTCCACGCCATCTTTGCACTCCGCCCCCATCCCTGGCTCCTCCCACTCCACCCTGGTTTCCGGTTCACACGGTCCTCCTTCCGGTTCCCACGGTCCAtcgggggctgggggggggccGAGGCCCGGAAGCTGGAGCCGCAGCCTAACATCATAGCGGCTCCGGTTAATTACTTGCCGGGGGTGAATGGGGGGACCCAGCCCCAATGGACTCCTCTTCCGCACAGTGTAATCCGAGAGCTGGTGAAAGCTCAAAAGGACTACTCCCGGGAGAGTGAATTCTTCCGGgggttgctcagagccaccCTCTCGGATTCAGTGGTAGTCCCTGCTGATCTTAGGCAGTTGTTTTCATGTTTGCTCAACCCAACTGAATTCCTAGTTTGGGAATCCCGttggaaaaatgaaatttctaaAATACTACCCCGTCTTTGGGAAAATCGAGCAACTGCTGTAGACCAGCAGGGAGCAATGATTTCCAACGACCACCTGTGCGGAACAGGACCCTGGGCAGATGGGGCCACGCAGGCGTGGCACATTCCATCAGCTGCACTAAAAGAGGGGGCGAAAGCAGCAGAAACAGCTTTTCTCACTATGCGCGCGACCGCGGTTCCCACAACCCCGTTTGCACAAATATTCCAACACCctaatgaaacatttttaagtTTTGTAGAGAGGCTGCGGCGGGCAATTGAAGCGCAGGTCAGGGACGAGTCCTCCAGGCTGGGGATAATTACAGAGTTGGCCCGATCCAACGCCAATTCTGCATGTAAAGCCGCTATCCTCAGTCTGCCCATGGACTCCCCTCCTACGCTTCAGCAAATGGTAGACATCTGTGAGCTAAAGGTCACCGTTAGCCAGGAAGACCCAGATGTTCGTCAGAAGACACCTGCCCAACATCGAGTCGCTTTTACTAACTTTGAAGACAGCTCTCCTGTTTCAACCACTGCTGCAGTTACCACCAATCCACCTACCCCAGGATCACAGCGGAGACAGCAAAATCCTTGCCATTTGTGTGGCAAGTTGGGACACTGGATGCCAGAATGTCCACTGAGGCAGGAGTTTTATGAATTTAAAAGAAGATCGCAGCCTCAGGGGACACCTGGCCCCCAGCGAAAAAACTAATAGCGAAGCGCGCCTCCTCCCCGCGCTCAGACAAAAGTAGGGAAGGCCCAAAAATATCATCCGGcggggagggagagaaggagggaAACCTCCAGACAGGCGGGCCTGTTGCCAATGATGACCATGTTTCACCGGATTTGACTTTAACTAATCCCAATTTGTCTCTTTGTTTCCAGGCGGTGTCAAGGCTGATTTTAACATCTTTTTCCATCCACTCACCGTTTCGGCTGCAACTGACGGAGCCGCTTCATCTTACCAACTCCGACATTGTTTCGGTTACCGTCAGCCCGAAGGAACCAGGTACCTGGCAGCGAATCTGTGGCAGGTTTGTCGTTGTCGGAGACACCAAGTACACACCACACGAGATCACTATAGTCCCGGGTCTTTTGGCAACCGACCCGGGACAGTTTGAAATTGCCGTTTTTTCCACCAGCCCACCCACCTTTTTGCCTCGGGGTCAGATCGTAGCTCAAGCTATACCTGTCCCTGAGTGGCCCTGGGTCCCAGGTTCTCCAAAACCTCAAATTCATACACGCATTCCATCTGTAGCCTGGACCCAAGTTTTGGGCCAAGACAAGCCAAGAATCACCTGCAGTCTGCAAAAGGGTGGGGACCAGAAGCTCCTTAATGGGCTTCTGGACACCGGGGCAGATGTGACGGTCATTCCTTCTAGGGAGTGGCCGTCGCAATGGGAATTGCAAACCGTGGCAGGACGCATCCAAGGTGTGGGTGGCGTTCAATTGGCAAAACAGTCTAAAGGCATTGTCCAAATTACGGGGCCTGACGGGCAATTGGCTTCTGTGCGCCCATTTGTTTTAGATTTTACAGAGCCCCTGTGGGGACGGGACCTGTTATCCCAATGGGGAGCCAAAATTGACCTTCCACCGGCTCCCCAGGTTTTTCGGGTTGCGGCCATTGAGGAGCGCCCTACCCAGAAACTCAATTGGAAAACCGATTCTCCGGTCTGGGTAGAGCAATGGCCGCTTTCCAAACAGAAATTGAAGGCGCTCCAGGAGCTCGTGGATGAGCAGCTGTCCAAGGGTAATCTAGTTGAGACCACCTCGCCGTGGAACTCACCAGTTTTTGTCATCAAGAAACCCAATAAGGACAAGTGGCGGCTCCTCCACGACCTCCGAAAAATTAATGAAGTAATAGAAGAgatgggtcccctccaaccaGGGATGCCCTCCCCGACAATGCTACCTAAAGAATGGAATCTGGCAGTTATTGATATAAAAGATTGTTTCTTTCAAATTCCACTCCACCAGGATGATGCGCCACGCTTTGCCTTCTCGGTTCCGACCATCAACCGAGAAGCCCCAAGGAAGCGATACCACTGGCGAGTTCTTCCACAGGGCATGAAGAACAGCCCAGTCATTTGCCAGTGGTATGTCGCTTCCTTGCTGTCCCCGGTGAGGGCCGCGGCACCAAATGCGATAATATACCATTATATGGACGACATACTCGTGTGTGCTCCGACAGACGACGAACTTGTCCATAGCCTCGACCTCACAACCAATGCGTTGGTTGCTGCAGGGTTCGAGCTCCAACAAGACAAAATTCAGAGGATGCCACCTTGGAAGTACTTGGGCCTGCAAATTGACAAAACCACCATAACACCTCAAAAGATTCAAATCAAGAATTCAATTCGGTCCCTTGCAGATGTCCAGCAACTGTGTGGATCCTTGAACTGGGTGAGGCCTTGGCTAGGAATTCCTACGGAAGACCTagccccccttttcaatttattgaaagggggagaagagctcagTTCTCCAAGGTCCCTCACCCCAGAGGCACAGATTGCGCTCGAGAAAATCCAAAAATCCATCTCCAACAGACAGGCACATCGCTGTGTGCCTGGCTTGCCATTCCAATTCATCGTTCTCGGAAGACTGCCGCACCTCCATGGACTCATTTTCCAGTGGGAGGCTTCCACCAAAGAGGATCGAAAGGCTAAGGACCCCCTCTTAATCATAGAGTGGGTGTTCCTTAGCCATCACAGATCCAAAAGAATAACGCGGCCACAAGAGCTGTTAGCGGAACTGATCCGAAAGGCTCGCCTTCGAATCAGGGAGCTAGCAGGTCAGGATTTTACATGCATATACCTTCAGGTTAGACTATCCATTGGGCATTTTACAAAAAACATGCTGGAACACTTGTTGCAGGAAAACGAAGAATTACAATTTGCGCTCGACAGTTACACCGGACAAATCTCTATTCACCCACCTGCGCACAAATTCTTCAATTCGGAATTCAGCTTTTCTCTAAAATCGGTTCAGAGTAAAACCCCCTTGAAGGCTCTGACAGTTTTTACTGACGCGTCCGGGGCTTCTCACAAGTCAGTCATTACTTGGAAGAACCCCCAAACTCAGCGGTGGGAAGCCGACATTAAGCAGGTGGAAGGTTCACCTCAAGTGGCTGAGTTGGACGCTGTCGTCCGAGCTTTCAGGAGGTTCCCTGAACCATTCAATTTGGTTACAGATTCTGCGTATGTAGCCGGTGTAGTTGTCAGAGCAGAAAATGCAATCCTGCAAGAAGTTTCCAATGTATCTTTGAGCCGCTTGCTCTCCGAATTAGTACAGTTGGTTTCCCACCGAGAGCAACCGTATTATGTTATGCATGTAAGACCCCATACCGACCTGCCGGGGTTCATCACGGAGGGCAACAGGAGAGCTGATGCTCTTGCTGCGCCTGTCCAGATGGCCCCAACTCCTGATGTGTTCCGCCAGGCAAAAATCAGCCACCAGCTTTTTCATCAGAATGCGCCTGGCTTGGTCCGCCAATTCCATCTAAGCCGTGACCAGGCCAAGGCCATCGTGGCCACATGCCCCCACTGCCAGTCCTTTCAACTCCCCTCCATTCCATCTGGGGCGAACCCTCGGGGCTTACAGAGTTGCGAAGTGTGGCAGTCCGATGTAACACATATCGCGGAATTTGGCAAAACAAAGTTTGTACATGTGTCTGTCGACACTTTCTCGGGCGCAGTATTtgcctctgcccacacaggGGAAAGGGCAAAGGACATCATCAAACATCTACTGCTAGCCTTTTCCTCGCTGGGCATCCCAAAAGAATTAAAAACAGATAATGGCCCGGGTTACAAATCCAAGGAGTTGGAGACtttcctgcagcaatggggaatagTGCATAAGACCGGCATCCCCTATTCCCCGACGGGTCAGGCTATTGTGGAGAGGACTCATCAGAGCCTCAAGAGGGTCCTTGCGCAACAACGAGAGGCAATGAAGACTGAGTCCCCCCAGGTTCGTATAGCCAGAGCATTGTTTACTATCAATTTCTTAAATTGTTCCTTCGACAATTTAAATCCGCCAGTCATTAGGCACTTTCACCACCATCAATCCCTGCAGCCGAAACAAAAACCGCCAGTTCTCGTTAAGGACCCCGAGACCTGGCGGACAGAGGGACCCTTTGATTTAATCAcctgggggagaggatacgcttgtgtaTCCACCCCCTCAGGTCCCAAGTGGGTTCCCTCAAGGTGGGTCCGGCCTTACACCGCCACTCAATCCAAATCCCAGGTCTCATTGGCCCAGGTAACAGAAGCCTgttggaggaggagaaggaggccgtTCGAGGGAGACCTCGACCTTCTCCCCGGAGCAAAACCCTCGTAAATTAATTACATGTCATTTTGTTCACTCCTAGCCCGAAGACCCATTGAAGATGTTGCTCACCATCATGCATGTCCTGATCCTGTGGACCATCTTTCCAGCTACGAGTCCCTGGATCGTCCCCCAGCCCAAGAAAAACGTATGGAGAACTCTTGCTGACGCCCTCGGCCAAGACCATCTGTGCCTTACCACGACCTCGGCAGCCGACCCTCTCTCCACTTGCCTTGTGGGGATCCCGGTTTCTCTAGCTGGCCTCCCTGAACCCCTATATACATCCCTCACCTCTTTCGATAATAAAATTCAACGTACCCGTGGTTCTTCCCCAAATGCCAGCTGGAGAAGGTTCTTGACAGAGTTAAACATCAGTAAGTCAGAACCTCAGGAATTTAAGTTGTTAGGCTCCTCCGCGGCCGATTTATGTTTTCAGTTTTTGCCATTCCCTGAACCCGGTGCGGAAAAGTCCGCTTATCATCCTGGACTTGAatacaaagcagaaaattggtGCAATTCAGTTGTTGAAATTTCTATGTCCATCACCCCTTGGAGACAACCCCGCTCCATcccaaaaggatttttcatgaTTTGCGGAGACAGAGCCTGGGCTGGCATCCCCTCTTCTTTTGTAGGAGGTCCATGTACATTCGGCAGGATGTCGCTGTTTAGCCCCAACAAAACTCAAATTTCTAATTGGCAAAGAATGAAAGTCGCAAACAATTCGGTAAGAGTCCCTCGGGACCTAAAAGAATTAGATTCCACCTGCGACTCCGAAATTATCCATTGGTCGCAACCTGAAAGTGTGGCATGGACCATCTTTTTGCCTTGGGTTTCCATTGCCAAATCTCTAGGTGAATTGGCCCACCTAGAGTGTTGGGTCGCAAAACAAGCAAATTTTACATCCTCAGCCTTAAGTGAACTCCTACAAGATGAAGAAATCACAAGGCAAGCAACCTTGCAGAATCGTGCAGCAATTGATTACCTATTACTGCTGCATGACCACCACTGCGAGGAGTTTGAGGGACTGTGCTGCCTGAATTTGTCATCACGTGCTGAAAATGTCAGGACCTCCATCAAGAACATTCAAGACATGGTCCACAAAGTTAAACAGAAGACGGTTGATTGGCTGGGGGACCTTTTTGAAGGATGGGGTCTATCGGGCTGGGCAGCTTCTGTTTTAAAGAGtgttttattaatattgtttGTAATTTTAATAGTCATTATTTCAGTTTCATTAGTTTGGACCATCTTAAAGAGACTTTTAATCAAGCTAACCTCCACTGCCTCCGTCAACCGAGTCGCCTTCGTAGAAGAAGAAAATCATCAAAACATCAACGATTATGAAGATATGCAAGTTTCCGCGGACCCTCAAGAGTTAATTAAATCAGACTCCTCGTCGGAGGACAGCGTTTAATTTCCTACATCCCCCTCCTCcctcttttgattttttaaacaaaaaagggggagatgtaGTGGTCTgctaatttttcaaaattttgtatTATGTTAAGTTGTATATTGGTTATCATAGTTCTGTAGGTTATGCTCCggtcctctctctctccctctccaggGGCCCTTGATCGCCCTGTCTGTCTCCCTGTTCtcctcccctttcccctcccagtTCTTTAATGTTACAATGTTtaccctgccctgagcccttgTCCGTCACAGGGAACCACCCCTTTCTTTCCAGAAGCTTCTGGGAAAATAGTTCTGTGATTGGTTCAAGGGCCAGGGCCACTCCCTAGGAATGCCCCCATTGGATTCCCACAGTTGTTAGTCATATTTCCCCTCCCCAGTTCTCGCTTCTAATTGGTTGTCCGGCTCT
Encoded here:
- the LOC135290246 gene encoding uncharacterized protein LOC135290246 is translated as MLLTIMHVLILWTIFPATSPWIVPQPKKNVWRTLADALGQDHLCLTTTSAADPLSTCLVGIPVSLAGLPEPLYTSLTSFDNKIQRTRGSSPNASWRRFLTELNISKSEPQEFKLLGSSAADLCFQFLPFPEPGAEKSAYHPGLEYKAENWCNSVVEISMSITPWRQPRSIPKGFFMICGDRAWAGIPSSFVGGPCTFGRMSLFSPNKTQISNWQRMKVANNSVRVPRDLKELDSTCDSEIIHWSQPESVAWTIFLPWVSIAKSLGELAHLECWVAKQANFTSSALSELLQDEEITRQATLQNRAAIDYLLLLHDHHCEEFEGLCCLNLSSRAENVRTSIKNIQDMVHKVKQKTVDWLGDLFEGWGLSGWAASVLKSVLLILFVILIVIISVSLVWTILKRLLIKLTSTASVNRVAFVEEENHQNINDYEDMQVSADPQELIKSDSSSEDSV